In Daphnia magna isolate NIES linkage group LG7, ASM2063170v1.1, whole genome shotgun sequence, a single genomic region encodes these proteins:
- the LOC123474536 gene encoding uncharacterized protein LOC123474536, producing the protein MSHIMRLTSMAEELRNLESPLTEQQPIMKILHSLPTSYRAFQSAWLSVPALEQTIQNLTARLIGEEALTKNINKGEMDPADVALFAGQTHPSAGASDVAFHTQRGRTGSYPEFRRGSRRIRARSWVFRGNRTDFNNSPNYGDTNSTITCFHCRQVGHKSYNCPIKRNDERKQQRDDSFNKSHNSFGCISSSLCIVARQPDHWYVDSAASSHMADKRSFFTTFKEIPTGAWKVNGIGGVQLEARGIGHINVTTFIEREETKGTFLDVLFVPNLLVNLFSVGSAIEAGIEVHFKGTKLSVLATTVNNVKTLQPQQPQQRLSTYSINGLHMQTAEMYPEQSS; encoded by the exons ATGAGCCACATAATGAGACTCACGTCAATGGCCGAAGAGCTGAGAAATCTTGAATCGCCGCTCACGGAACAACAACCGATCATGAAAATTCTACATTCACTACCGACGAGCTATCGTGCCTTTCAATCAGCATGGTTAAGTGTTCCAGCGCTTGAACAGACTATACAGAACCTTACGGCACGACTCATTGGAGAAGAAGCCTTAACTAAAAATATCAATAAAGGAGAGATGGATCCAGCAGACGTGGCCTTATTTGCTGGACAAACTCACCCATCCGCTGGAGCATCTGACGTTGCATTCCACACACAAAGGGGTAGAACAGGAAGCTATCCAGAATTCAGAAGAGGAAGTAGAAGAATTCGTGCCAGAAGCTGGGTTTTTCGTGGAAACAGAACTGACTTCAATAATAGTCCAAACTATGGTGACACTAACTCTACTATCACCTGTTTCCACTGTCGTCAAGTGGGTCACAAGTCTTACAACTGCCCCATCAAACGGAatgatgaaagaaaacaacaaagagaTGACAGTTTCAACAAGAGCCATAATTCATTTGGCTGTATCTCATCATCACTCTGTATTGTTGCAAGACAACCGGATCACTGGTACGTGGATTCTGCTGCTTCGAGTCACATGGCGGACAAGAGATCCTTTTTCACCACATTTAAGGAGATACCCACAGGTGCTTGGAAAGTAAATGGAATTGGAGGAGTACAACTAGAAGCACGAGGCATTGGGCACATCAATGTAACTACATTCATTGAAAGAGAAGAAACGAAAGGAACTTTCTTAGACGTGCTATTCGTACCGAATCTATTGGTTAATCTCTTTTCTGTTGGATCGGCCATTGAAGCGGGAATAGAAGTTCATTTTAAAGGAACAAAG CTGAGTGTACTGGCGACAACTGTAAACAACGTGAAGACTTTGCAACCACAGCAGCCTCAACAGCGTCTGTCCACTTACTCCATCAACGGTTTGCACATGCAAACTGCAGAGATGTACCCAGAACAATCAAGTTAA